A window of the Haloarcula litorea genome harbors these coding sequences:
- a CDS encoding coiled-coil protein, translating to MADSIDQSKNVSVTDEELENKSKGELIKLAGQLRDRRNELNQMASERASERDDLNAKTREKVDEAQEHREKRDELNEQVQEHKDKRNELNAKANELFDKVDNVKNDLELDEGKSVDELKDEIEDLEFKQQTEVLSSEDEQELIEKIETKREKLQEKKEKLDQSDDLEELKEEAEEVRSEASKHHQKVTELADEAQKHHNQMIEAYREADEIRDEADEMHEKFVEAQEAADQHHEDFVRVQKRLRELDKKEEQEERSQREEKQEAAREEAEEIYQKFKEGETLDTEDLMKLQKAGKL from the coding sequence ATGGCAGACTCGATAGACCAGTCAAAGAACGTTTCCGTAACAGACGAAGAACTCGAAAACAAGTCCAAGGGCGAGCTCATCAAGCTCGCCGGCCAGCTCCGCGACCGCCGCAACGAGCTGAACCAGATGGCCTCCGAGCGCGCCTCCGAGCGCGACGACCTGAACGCGAAGACCCGCGAGAAGGTCGACGAGGCCCAGGAACACCGCGAGAAGCGCGACGAGCTCAACGAGCAGGTCCAGGAGCACAAGGACAAGCGAAACGAGCTCAACGCGAAGGCCAACGAGCTGTTCGACAAGGTCGACAACGTCAAGAACGACCTCGAACTCGACGAGGGCAAGTCCGTCGACGAGCTCAAAGACGAGATCGAGGACCTGGAGTTCAAACAGCAGACCGAGGTCCTCTCCTCCGAGGACGAGCAGGAGCTCATCGAGAAGATCGAGACCAAGCGCGAGAAGCTCCAGGAGAAGAAGGAGAAACTCGACCAGAGTGACGATCTGGAGGAGCTCAAGGAGGAGGCCGAGGAGGTCCGCTCGGAGGCTTCGAAGCACCACCAGAAGGTCACCGAGCTCGCGGACGAGGCCCAGAAGCACCACAACCAGATGATCGAGGCCTACCGCGAAGCCGACGAGATCCGCGACGAGGCCGACGAGATGCACGAGAAGTTCGTGGAGGCTCAGGAGGCCGCCGACCAGCACCACGAGGACTTCGTGCGCGTCCAGAAGCGCCTGCGCGAACTGGACAAGAAGGAAGAGCAGGAAGAGCGCAGCCAGCGCGAGGAGAAGCAGGAGGCCGCCCGCGAGGAGGCCGAGGAGATCTACCAGAAGTTCAAGGAAGGCGAGACCCTCGACACCGAGGACCTGATGAAGCTGCAGAAGGCCGGCAAGCTGTAG